A stretch of Elgaria multicarinata webbii isolate HBS135686 ecotype San Diego chromosome 5, rElgMul1.1.pri, whole genome shotgun sequence DNA encodes these proteins:
- the LOC134399772 gene encoding thyroid hormone-inducible hepatic protein-like, with amino-acid sequence MEGYFSAVRKMEHTVMFPSLLQGVSLEGQDDTLEANSDEKDLYEYYTLLKSIKLLAEGGLVPLDHQKSHIATRLKEQEGKEKDDLEGFFYYHVSSLYRVLTHLTRRANAVTSKYNEIMGQINPSENSFGF; translated from the coding sequence ATGGAAGGGTATTTCTCCGCCGTCCGCAAGATGGAGCATACCGTgatgttccccagcctcctccaagGGGTCTCCTTGGAAGGCCAGGATGACACCCTTGAGGCCAACTCCGATGAAAAAGACCTGTATGAATATTACACACTGCTGAAATCCATCAAGCTCTTGGCGGAGGGTGGATTGGTGCCTCTCGACCACCAGAAGTCTCACATCGCCACGCGGCTGAAAGAACAGGAGGGCAAAGAGAAGGACGACCTTGAAGGGTTCTTTTATTACCACGTCTCCAGCTTGTACCGTGTCCTCACCCACCTGACCAGGAGAGCCAATGCAGTGACCTCCAAATACAATGAAATTATGGGGCAGATTAACCCAAGTGAAAATAGTTTCGGCTTCTGA
- the KCTD14 gene encoding BTB/POZ domain-containing protein KCTD14 produces the protein MSVSPEPKSLGKQIVSNLQTLSQIVELNVGGEMFTTTLNTLKKHPGSKLAEMFGGGQPKPRMDSEGRYFIDRPGTYFKYILEYLRSNQVPMQCVQEVYKEALFYDIKPLIKQLEDSPQIFGELVARKQFLARVPNYTENIELMIRIARAEAVAARQSSVMVCVVKTEEDLAKCYEALNSLDTSKKSVVNFGPWKASPNIGDLLDCIKMDVEAKGYKISFQLYVPEKGFRFKSNEFFYKFLFTWW, from the exons ATGAGCGTTTCGCCTGAGCCAAAGTCCCTGGGGAAACAAATCGTGAGCAACCTGCAAACG CTGTCGCAAATTGTAGAGTTGAATGTTGGTGGGGAGATGTTTACCACCACACTGAACACCTTGAAGAAACATCCTGGTTCCAAACTGGCTGAGATGTTTGGCGGAGGCCAGCCCAAGCCCCGAATGGACTCGGAGGGGAGATACTTCATAGACCGGCCTGGGACTTATTTTAAGTACATCTTGGAATATCTCCGCAGCAACCAGGTGCCCATGCAGTGTGTCCAGGAGGTGTACAAGGAAGCCCTCTTCTATGATATCAAGCCTTTGATCAAACAACTGGAGGATTCCCCTCAGATCTTTGGTGAGCTAGTGGCCCGAAAGCAGTTCCTAGCCCGGGTGCCCAACTACACCGAGAACATTGAGCTGATGATTCGCATTGCCCGGGCTGAAGCGGTGGCTGCCCGTCAATCCAGCGTCATGGTGTGCGTGGTGAAGACGGAGGAGGACCTGGCCAAATGCTACGAAGCCCTCAACAGCTTGGACACTTCCAAGAAATCGGTGGTCAATTTTGGCCCCTGGAAGGCCTCGCCGAACATTGGCGACCTCTTGGACTGCATCAAAATGGACGTGGAGGCCAAAGGTTACAAGATCTCCTTCCAGCTCTATGTTCCAGAGAAGGGCTTCCGCTTCAAATCCAATGAATTCTTCTACAAATTTTTGTTCACTTGGTGGTAG